In Mycolicibacterium phocaicum, one DNA window encodes the following:
- a CDS encoding DNA topoisomerase IB: protein MRLRHSDISSPGITRRRRGNGFSYYDTAGAPVTDEATLQRIQDLVIPPAWRKVWISPHRNGHIQAVGTDAAGRRQYLYHAVWQQERTEEKFDRVLELSTVLPDWRGRIAADLTGRGLHRERVLALALHLIDLGYFRAGGEEYAQDNDSCGLATLRCEHIEVRSGTVIFDYPAKSGVQRHLELADPQVVRAVRALRRGRGPTDRFLYCRTGSGCVELHADDLNARFKELVGEEYSVKDLRTWHGTVLAAAGFAAVAPADTKTAIRRARTAVFREVAEELGNTPAVARSSYVDPRVVSAYEQGLTISAAVGRAEKKRNDAAAQEILEKATRTLIRRVARTSGA from the coding sequence ATGAGGCTGCGACACAGTGACATCTCGTCGCCCGGCATCACACGGAGGCGGCGCGGCAACGGCTTCTCGTACTACGACACCGCCGGCGCACCCGTCACCGACGAAGCGACGCTGCAACGAATCCAGGACCTGGTGATACCACCCGCGTGGCGAAAAGTCTGGATCAGCCCGCACCGCAACGGTCATATCCAGGCCGTGGGTACCGACGCCGCGGGACGCCGGCAGTACCTCTATCACGCTGTGTGGCAACAGGAACGCACCGAAGAGAAGTTCGACCGCGTGCTCGAGCTCTCCACGGTCCTGCCCGACTGGCGAGGCCGGATCGCAGCCGATCTCACCGGCCGGGGACTGCACCGCGAGCGCGTGCTCGCGCTGGCCCTGCATCTGATCGATCTCGGGTATTTCCGCGCAGGCGGCGAGGAGTACGCCCAGGACAACGATTCCTGCGGACTCGCCACGCTGCGCTGCGAACACATCGAGGTGCGCAGCGGCACAGTGATATTCGACTACCCGGCGAAGAGCGGTGTGCAGCGGCATCTGGAACTGGCCGATCCACAAGTGGTCCGCGCAGTCCGAGCGCTGCGCCGGGGACGAGGCCCGACCGACCGATTCCTGTACTGCCGCACCGGTTCGGGCTGCGTGGAGCTGCACGCTGACGACCTGAACGCCCGATTCAAAGAGCTTGTCGGCGAGGAGTACAGCGTGAAGGACCTGAGAACGTGGCACGGCACCGTGCTCGCTGCCGCGGGTTTCGCCGCCGTTGCACCGGCAGACACGAAGACAGCCATCCGTCGTGCCCGGACTGCGGTCTTTCGCGAGGTCGCCGAAGAACTCGGCAACACCCCGGCGGTAGCGCGTAGTTCGTACGTCGATCCGCGGGTGGTCTCGGCGTACGAACAAGGTCTGACGATTTCCGCAGCCGTCGGGCGCGCTGAGAAGAAGCGCAACGACGCTGCGGCTCAGGAGATCCTGGAAAAAGCCACCCGAACACTCATCCGTCGCGTGGCGCGAACATCAGGTGCCTGA
- a CDS encoding ABC transporter ATP-binding protein has translation MELVDVTKRYGKGSAAVAALDPVSLTVTEGEFVCLVGSSGCGKSTLLSIIAGLDAPSSGTVETFGRRVALMFQEPALFPWLTAAANVDLALRARAVPRDVRRERVARLLTTVGLAEFAGKRPHQLSGGMRQRVALARALAQDADVLLMDEPFGALDALTRDLLHEELEHIVESQGLTVVFVTHNVREAVRLADRVLLLGARPGRVVEEFQVRASRPRQINTADVAELAAHITGRLHEEGSGNRGR, from the coding sequence TTGGAACTGGTCGACGTGACAAAGCGCTATGGGAAGGGATCTGCCGCGGTAGCAGCCTTGGACCCGGTCAGCCTGACGGTCACCGAAGGCGAATTCGTCTGTCTGGTCGGCAGTTCCGGTTGTGGCAAGAGCACGCTGTTGTCGATCATCGCCGGACTGGACGCGCCGTCGAGCGGGACGGTCGAGACGTTCGGTCGCCGGGTGGCACTGATGTTTCAGGAGCCGGCTCTGTTCCCCTGGCTGACGGCAGCAGCCAACGTCGATCTCGCGCTGCGGGCGCGTGCGGTGCCGCGGGACGTGCGCCGCGAGCGGGTCGCCCGCCTGCTGACCACGGTCGGGTTGGCCGAATTCGCCGGCAAGCGTCCACATCAGTTGTCGGGCGGTATGCGGCAGCGGGTTGCGCTGGCCCGCGCGCTCGCTCAGGACGCCGACGTGCTGCTGATGGACGAGCCTTTTGGCGCGCTGGATGCACTGACGCGTGATCTGCTCCACGAGGAACTCGAGCACATCGTCGAATCACAGGGATTGACCGTGGTTTTCGTGACACACAATGTGCGGGAAGCGGTGCGGCTGGCTGACCGGGTGCTTCTCTTGGGGGCTCGACCGGGTCGTGTGGTCGAAGAGTTCCAGGTTCGGGCATCGCGTCCTCGTCAGATCAACACCGCCGACGTCGCGGAGTTGGCGGCACACATCACGGGGCGACTGCACGAGGAAGGCAGCGGTAATCGTGGTCGGTAG
- a CDS encoding ABC transporter substrate-binding protein has protein sequence MFSQRHFTRLLALGAAVTAVVALAGCASSTKSASSSAVPLRLGYLTRVTHAPALVGVNDGLFAHQLGSGVTFTAQPFSTGTEEITALLSGHLDAAYVGPNPAFNAWQKSNGKAIKIISGAASGGTSMVVQPGITSAQDLRGKTVADPALGGTQDVSLRDWLAKNGLKTDTQGGGDVSVKPTNPESAIVQQFVSKQIAGALDSAPFDVQMIRAGGVRLWSDPNTITVLVVRQDFLAEHPDAVAGLLRGQVQANDKIGADPTAAAQSANAALTKTLGKGLDPEVLAESFKETTFTNDPGVASLREQVSKAVAIGLLQPLNIDGLFDPAPLNAVLAASGKPAVAA, from the coding sequence GTGTTCTCTCAACGTCATTTCACCCGGCTGCTCGCGCTGGGCGCAGCCGTCACCGCCGTTGTCGCGCTGGCCGGATGCGCTTCATCGACCAAGTCGGCGTCGTCGTCTGCCGTGCCGTTGCGGCTGGGCTACCTGACTCGTGTCACTCACGCGCCGGCGCTGGTCGGCGTCAACGACGGGCTGTTCGCCCACCAGCTCGGCTCCGGGGTCACCTTCACAGCGCAACCGTTCAGCACGGGCACCGAAGAGATCACCGCGCTGCTGTCGGGCCATCTCGACGCCGCATACGTGGGGCCCAACCCCGCTTTCAACGCCTGGCAGAAATCGAATGGCAAAGCCATCAAGATCATTTCAGGTGCCGCCAGCGGTGGTACTTCGATGGTCGTCCAACCGGGGATCACGTCTGCCCAGGACCTCAGGGGCAAGACGGTGGCTGATCCGGCGCTCGGTGGCACCCAGGACGTCAGCCTCCGCGATTGGCTCGCCAAAAACGGGTTGAAGACCGATACCCAAGGCGGCGGCGATGTTTCGGTCAAGCCGACCAACCCGGAATCGGCGATCGTCCAGCAGTTCGTGAGCAAGCAGATCGCCGGTGCGCTGGATTCCGCGCCGTTCGACGTGCAGATGATCAGAGCCGGCGGCGTGCGGTTGTGGTCGGACCCGAACACCATCACCGTGCTGGTCGTGCGTCAGGACTTCCTCGCCGAGCATCCCGACGCCGTGGCCGGGCTGCTGCGCGGCCAGGTTCAGGCCAATGACAAGATCGGCGCCGATCCCACGGCCGCAGCGCAATCGGCCAATGCCGCACTCACGAAAACGCTTGGGAAGGGCCTGGATCCGGAGGTGTTGGCCGAGTCGTTCAAGGAGACGACGTTCACCAACGATCCGGGCGTCGCATCGCTGCGCGAACAGGTGAGCAAGGCCGTCGCCATCGGCCTGTTGCAGCCGCTGAACATCGACGGTCTCTTCGATCCGGCCCCGCTCAACGCGGTGCTGGCGGCATCAGGCAAACCGGCGGTTGCGGCGTGA
- the gap gene encoding type I glyceraldehyde-3-phosphate dehydrogenase, producing MTIRIGVNGFGRIGRNFFRALDAQIAQGQNTDLEIVAVNDLTSTDALAHLLKFDSILGRLPYDVRADGDTLIVGETKIKALAVKEGPAALPWGDLGVDIVVESTGIFTDAAKARGHLEAGAKKVIISAPATGEDITIVMGVNDDKYDGSQDIISNASCTTNCLGPIAKVLNDEFGIERGLMTTIHAYTQDQNLQDGPHKDLRRARAAAINIVPTSTGAAKAIGLVLPELKGKLDGYALRVPVPTGSVTDLTAELGKSASAAEINAAMQAAAEGPLKGILKYYDAPIVSSDIVTDPHSSLFDAGLTKVIDNQAKVVSWYDNEWGYSNRIADLAALVGKSL from the coding sequence GTGACTATTCGGATCGGCGTCAACGGTTTCGGGCGTATCGGGCGTAACTTTTTCCGGGCCCTGGACGCACAAATTGCGCAAGGTCAGAACACCGATCTGGAGATCGTGGCGGTCAATGACCTGACCTCGACCGATGCGTTGGCGCATCTGTTGAAGTTCGATTCGATCCTGGGCCGGCTGCCCTATGACGTCCGTGCCGATGGCGACACCCTGATCGTGGGTGAGACCAAGATCAAGGCCCTGGCGGTCAAGGAAGGCCCGGCGGCGCTGCCGTGGGGCGATCTGGGTGTGGACATCGTGGTCGAATCGACCGGTATCTTCACCGACGCCGCCAAGGCCCGTGGCCACCTGGAAGCCGGGGCCAAGAAGGTCATCATCTCCGCGCCGGCGACCGGTGAGGACATCACCATCGTGATGGGGGTCAACGACGACAAGTACGACGGCAGTCAGGACATCATCTCCAATGCCTCGTGCACCACGAACTGCCTGGGCCCGATCGCCAAGGTCCTCAACGACGAGTTCGGGATCGAGCGCGGGTTGATGACCACGATCCACGCCTACACCCAGGATCAGAACCTGCAGGACGGGCCGCACAAGGATCTGCGCCGGGCCCGCGCGGCGGCGATCAACATCGTGCCGACCTCCACCGGCGCGGCCAAGGCCATCGGCCTGGTGCTGCCCGAACTCAAGGGCAAGTTGGACGGGTACGCGCTGCGGGTGCCGGTGCCCACCGGGTCGGTCACCGATCTGACCGCCGAGCTGGGCAAGTCGGCGTCGGCTGCGGAGATCAACGCCGCGATGCAGGCGGCGGCCGAGGGGCCGCTCAAGGGAATTTTGAAGTACTACGACGCGCCGATCGTGTCGTCCGATATCGTCACCGACCCGCACAGTTCGCTGTTCGATGCGGGGCTGACCAAGGTCATCGACAACCAAGCCAAGGTCGTGTCCTGGTATGACAACGAGTGGGGCTACTCCAACCGCATCGCCGATCTGGCCGCGCTCGTCGGCAAATCGCTGTAG
- a CDS encoding ROK family transcriptional regulator, translated as MALSGTSVSPTAGEVFAVIRDHRAITRSEIGRITGLSRTAVTTRIAALEADNLVIEPEHVASTGGRPATQLMFNVDAGIVFAVAIGRSRTQLALCNLAGEILATAEIDQEPGMGPDDLMPDLVKRLDELLDDSGRRGDRIFGIGLSLPGTVDRQLGASLDSPNMSGWDGVPLAPYFQHLTDAPVVMDNDANVIALAERRFGFADVQDMLVVKASTGLGAGIVMGGQLRRGAVQAAGDFGHSKIAAAAGISCRCGDTGCVEAVAGGWAIVRDLRRDGYAVGHLRDVVALAHGGDAKARSKIRDSGRHVGEVLAAAVNLINPAVLVVAGDMVGAYDVFVAGLRETLYGNASTLATRTLQVVPSVLQERVGIIGCATTALDHILSPRMIDNSLQARLQHSGT; from the coding sequence ATGGCGCTCAGCGGCACGTCGGTGTCACCTACTGCCGGCGAAGTGTTCGCCGTGATCCGGGATCACCGGGCTATTACCCGCAGCGAGATCGGCCGAATCACCGGCCTGTCCCGCACCGCAGTGACCACACGGATCGCGGCACTGGAAGCCGACAATCTGGTGATCGAGCCCGAGCATGTGGCGTCGACGGGCGGGCGTCCGGCCACGCAGCTCATGTTCAACGTCGATGCCGGCATCGTCTTCGCCGTGGCCATCGGGCGCAGTCGCACCCAGCTGGCATTGTGCAACCTCGCCGGCGAAATCCTCGCCACCGCCGAGATCGATCAGGAGCCCGGCATGGGCCCGGACGATCTGATGCCCGACCTGGTGAAACGGCTCGATGAGCTACTCGACGACTCCGGGCGCCGCGGCGACCGCATCTTCGGCATCGGTCTCAGTCTGCCGGGCACGGTCGATCGGCAGCTCGGGGCGAGCCTGGACTCACCGAACATGAGCGGGTGGGACGGTGTGCCGCTGGCGCCGTACTTCCAGCACCTCACCGATGCGCCGGTGGTCATGGACAACGACGCCAATGTGATCGCACTGGCCGAACGCCGTTTCGGATTTGCCGATGTGCAGGACATGCTGGTTGTCAAAGCCTCCACCGGACTGGGTGCCGGCATCGTGATGGGCGGGCAACTTCGGCGCGGCGCGGTGCAGGCCGCGGGCGATTTCGGGCACAGCAAGATCGCCGCGGCTGCAGGTATTTCGTGCCGCTGCGGTGACACGGGTTGTGTCGAGGCGGTTGCCGGCGGTTGGGCGATCGTGCGTGATCTGCGACGTGATGGGTACGCCGTGGGCCATCTGCGGGACGTCGTGGCATTGGCGCATGGTGGAGATGCCAAGGCCCGCAGCAAAATTCGGGACAGTGGTCGGCATGTCGGCGAAGTGCTCGCGGCAGCTGTCAACCTGATCAACCCTGCCGTGTTGGTCGTGGCCGGTGACATGGTCGGTGCATACGACGTATTCGTGGCCGGTCTGCGAGAGACCCTGTACGGCAACGCCAGCACCCTGGCGACCCGCACCCTGCAGGTCGTCCCGTCGGTGCTTCAAGAGCGTGTCGGCATCATCGGCTGCGCGACCACGGCACTCGATCACATCTTGAGCCCTCGGATGATCGATAACTCCCTGCAGGCCAGGCTCCAGCACTCAGGCACCTGA
- a CDS encoding CehA/McbA family metallohydrolase domain-containing protein, with protein MSRAIPLRPQSPLHSNDCSVAAVRDAITAEFDAVPFLGELTCSHTSVVAGAVEEIVFTYTVGRSGIADSGWLKLCFRYYSDWDLQTADPAGRDYAGAQLVSRSLVGRASEAGAATVQQLAVRYDVKGGERPFQKSLLIHAVDGYLRPGDVIEIRLGDRRFGGPGTRVQTFVEDEFEVHLFVDPLGTSRMARAGVNRLAIVPGPPERVVVRGPRLVRSDAGTVTLRAHLQDRWGNACIDTAATLRALIDGATAAEAHTPSAGWASVSLVVPARAAHIEVVTDTRADVRPADTVLDVIDDLLAPRAFFTDLHVHSNDTVGTQDTAWNLRYARDIGALDVVGYTANDFQITDEAWIDVVDACRAISSDGSLVCFPGVEWCGTAGVGGDHNVVFLGDDTTLARSLEWHQGMASTVPTPQTWPITELYAAYEKDPDSYLLIPHVGGRRAILDWHHPELERLIEVHSSWGSSPWFLEDALARGLRLGASAASDEHRGRPGGGAPGANIFGGFGGLTGVLAPQLTKADVGRTLRARRTWATTGARAVALLRSGDAWMGDEIDTEDDELNVDYALYGTSGWDEIAIYDSTGRLWQRNLHNETGLSDELVRIRWGGARHRDRYRWATWSGEVRVTGTELLDVTPWAAAHPEQHFDAAGEAVRWRTTTYGSDVGIVMRLADLAAARFRIQASVHEDGLHVEREFSGAELIRAGHIETAMGGLNLRLRAERVAEFSGLPTTVTGDLVLGLPPGTSATYVRATQSDGHQVWTSPLFVTRSGGQTRCPEPA; from the coding sequence ATGTCCCGTGCGATTCCCCTCCGTCCGCAGAGTCCGTTGCACAGCAATGACTGCTCGGTGGCTGCGGTGCGCGACGCCATCACTGCCGAATTCGACGCGGTGCCCTTCCTCGGCGAGCTGACGTGCTCGCACACGTCGGTGGTCGCCGGCGCGGTCGAGGAGATCGTCTTCACCTACACGGTCGGCCGGTCGGGTATCGCCGACAGCGGCTGGCTCAAACTGTGCTTCCGCTACTACTCCGACTGGGACCTGCAGACCGCTGATCCCGCCGGACGCGACTATGCCGGCGCGCAGTTGGTCAGCAGATCATTGGTGGGGCGGGCCTCCGAAGCCGGTGCGGCCACCGTGCAGCAGCTCGCAGTCCGATACGACGTCAAGGGCGGGGAGCGGCCGTTCCAGAAATCGCTGCTCATCCACGCGGTCGACGGCTACCTCCGACCCGGCGATGTGATCGAAATCCGGCTCGGGGACCGGCGATTCGGCGGTCCGGGCACCCGCGTGCAGACTTTCGTCGAGGACGAGTTCGAAGTGCATCTGTTCGTCGACCCGCTGGGTACCTCCCGGATGGCCCGGGCCGGTGTCAATCGGCTGGCGATCGTGCCCGGCCCGCCCGAGCGGGTGGTGGTCCGCGGACCACGGCTGGTGCGCAGCGACGCCGGCACCGTCACGCTTCGCGCTCACCTGCAGGACCGGTGGGGCAACGCCTGCATCGATACCGCTGCCACACTGCGTGCGCTCATCGACGGCGCCACCGCGGCCGAGGCGCACACGCCGTCCGCCGGATGGGCAAGTGTGTCCCTCGTGGTGCCGGCGCGCGCCGCGCACATCGAGGTCGTCACCGACACACGCGCGGACGTGCGGCCTGCCGACACCGTCCTCGACGTGATCGACGACCTGCTCGCCCCGCGTGCGTTCTTCACGGACCTGCATGTCCATTCGAACGACACTGTCGGCACCCAGGACACTGCCTGGAACCTGCGCTATGCCCGCGATATCGGGGCGCTCGACGTTGTCGGCTACACCGCCAACGATTTTCAGATCACCGACGAAGCCTGGATCGATGTGGTCGACGCCTGCCGGGCGATCTCGAGCGACGGCAGCCTGGTCTGCTTCCCGGGTGTCGAGTGGTGCGGCACCGCCGGTGTCGGCGGTGACCACAACGTCGTCTTTCTCGGCGACGACACCACGCTGGCGCGCTCGCTGGAATGGCACCAGGGGATGGCCAGCACCGTGCCGACACCCCAAACCTGGCCCATCACAGAGCTTTACGCCGCCTACGAGAAGGACCCGGATTCGTACCTGCTGATCCCACACGTGGGTGGCCGGCGCGCGATCCTGGACTGGCACCATCCCGAGCTCGAACGGCTGATCGAGGTGCACTCGTCCTGGGGGAGCAGTCCCTGGTTCCTGGAAGATGCGCTGGCCCGCGGCCTGCGTCTGGGCGCCAGCGCCGCCAGCGACGAGCACCGTGGCCGGCCCGGAGGTGGGGCGCCCGGAGCGAACATCTTCGGCGGATTCGGCGGTCTGACAGGCGTTCTCGCGCCGCAGCTCACCAAAGCCGACGTGGGACGCACGCTGCGTGCCCGCCGGACGTGGGCGACGACCGGCGCGCGTGCCGTCGCGCTGCTGCGCAGTGGCGACGCCTGGATGGGCGACGAAATCGACACCGAAGACGACGAATTGAACGTCGACTACGCGCTGTACGGCACGTCCGGCTGGGACGAGATCGCCATCTACGACAGCACGGGGCGACTGTGGCAGCGCAACCTGCACAACGAGACCGGACTGTCCGACGAACTCGTGCGCATCCGATGGGGTGGAGCGCGGCACCGCGACCGCTACCGGTGGGCGACGTGGTCGGGGGAAGTCCGGGTGACGGGTACCGAGTTGCTCGATGTAACACCCTGGGCCGCAGCGCATCCGGAGCAACACTTCGACGCTGCCGGCGAAGCCGTGCGCTGGCGGACCACAACCTACGGTTCGGACGTCGGCATTGTGATGCGGTTGGCGGATCTCGCGGCGGCCCGCTTCCGAATTCAGGCGTCGGTGCACGAGGACGGCCTGCACGTGGAGCGCGAGTTCTCGGGTGCCGAGTTGATCCGTGCCGGTCACATCGAAACCGCCATGGGCGGGCTGAATCTGCGGTTGCGCGCCGAACGGGTGGCCGAATTCTCCGGGTTGCCCACCACGGTAACGGGCGACCTCGTGCTCGGTCTGCCACCTGGCACCAGTGCCACGTATGTGCGCGCCACCCAGTCCGACGGTCATCAGGTGTGGACCAGCCCGCTGTTCGTCACCCGTTCGGGCGGCCAGACGCGATGTCCCGAGCCGGCCTGA
- a CDS encoding universal stress protein, with the protein MTIIAGFSASRQGSAPINLAVQIAQTTGEKVIAAAVLERSWPPRNDPVEDEYLRHIKAQTAQSLQAVVDSLPGRPDVPTLVHESGSIPTGLLEQAQEFQARAVVLGSSSSGLLGRVALGSVTERLVHTAQVPVAIAPRGYAFSHEPIRRLTAAYGGEADTNGLVRAAAELSRDWNAKLRIVAFTVRPAWAFGGPSLEVGAEDMVVAQWSKRTADEVTKQLNKVRENLAVPDVDMVVSSGRDWQQAVENTGWAPGDVLLLGSGAAGQSARVFLGSAAAKILRHSPVPVMIMPRA; encoded by the coding sequence GTGACGATCATCGCCGGGTTCAGCGCGTCCCGGCAAGGCAGCGCACCGATCAACCTCGCCGTGCAGATCGCACAGACCACCGGCGAGAAGGTCATCGCGGCGGCCGTTCTCGAGCGCTCGTGGCCACCACGCAACGACCCGGTCGAGGACGAGTACCTGCGGCACATCAAGGCGCAGACGGCCCAGTCCTTGCAGGCCGTCGTCGACAGCCTGCCCGGGCGACCGGACGTCCCGACGCTGGTGCACGAATCCGGTTCCATCCCAACCGGATTGCTCGAGCAGGCCCAGGAGTTTCAGGCCCGCGCCGTGGTTCTCGGATCGTCGTCGTCCGGCCTACTGGGACGCGTGGCCCTCGGCAGCGTGACGGAGCGGCTGGTGCACACCGCGCAGGTTCCGGTAGCGATCGCGCCGCGCGGATATGCCTTCAGCCACGAACCGATCCGTCGGCTCACTGCGGCGTATGGCGGTGAGGCCGACACCAATGGACTGGTCCGCGCTGCCGCGGAGCTGTCCCGGGACTGGAACGCCAAGCTGCGGATCGTGGCATTCACCGTGCGGCCCGCGTGGGCGTTCGGCGGGCCCTCACTCGAGGTGGGTGCCGAGGACATGGTCGTCGCGCAATGGTCGAAGCGCACGGCCGACGAAGTCACCAAGCAGCTCAACAAGGTTCGTGAAAATCTGGCGGTGCCCGACGTGGACATGGTCGTCAGCAGCGGGCGGGATTGGCAGCAGGCCGTGGAGAACACGGGCTGGGCGCCGGGCGATGTGCTGCTGCTCGGGTCGGGCGCGGCCGGGCAGTCGGCGCGGGTGTTCCTCGGATCGGCCGCGGCGAAGATTCTGCGTCATTCACCGGTCCCAGTGATGATCATGCCGCGCGCCTGA
- a CDS encoding metallophosphoesterase produces the protein MTGGAGPFRLWAFGDAHVGTDRRFGRDSLAEAISQSEAGGSEGGPAFDWDIAVDVGDMSGAHHHLPDDAEGCELRRQFASLRRHRREDIYSVCGNHDRSGLDEPEAWWWQKWVDPLGQHTASSGVDNARRPFAVDGVWQHYAFRVGNLLFLMLSDRNEPTQSVGRGTLGGNPGGVVSGETFRWWKAMVLANPDAIIVTVHHYVLKDTTVASGEWEGVRRDADGQLVEHYHRPFAAGTPQGASYLYWVDSQPDSGAFEQFLAAHPGRVQLWIAGHTHTHPDDNFGGKSHIEQRWGTWFLNVASLSRHHMPITTLPLSRLLTFTPGSAEVRVQCYLHTSQHAPQGWYDKAEKVIALQTPFRWTGSPAE, from the coding sequence ATGACCGGCGGTGCGGGACCATTCCGCCTCTGGGCCTTCGGCGATGCACACGTGGGCACCGACCGGAGATTCGGCAGAGACAGTCTGGCCGAGGCGATCTCGCAGTCCGAGGCCGGCGGGTCTGAGGGTGGCCCGGCGTTCGACTGGGACATCGCAGTGGACGTCGGCGACATGTCCGGCGCCCATCACCACCTGCCGGACGACGCTGAGGGGTGCGAGCTGCGGCGGCAGTTCGCCAGCCTGCGCCGTCATCGGCGCGAGGACATCTACAGCGTGTGCGGCAACCATGACCGCAGTGGGCTGGACGAACCCGAGGCCTGGTGGTGGCAGAAATGGGTTGACCCGCTCGGACAGCACACCGCATCTTCCGGAGTCGACAACGCCCGCCGGCCCTTTGCGGTCGACGGGGTTTGGCAGCACTACGCGTTCCGGGTGGGGAACCTGCTGTTCCTCATGCTGAGTGACCGCAACGAACCAACCCAGTCTGTCGGTCGCGGCACGTTGGGCGGAAACCCCGGGGGAGTGGTCAGCGGTGAGACGTTCCGATGGTGGAAAGCCATGGTGCTGGCCAATCCCGACGCGATCATCGTCACGGTGCACCACTACGTCCTCAAGGACACCACGGTCGCCTCGGGAGAGTGGGAAGGCGTGCGTCGCGACGCCGACGGCCAGTTGGTCGAGCACTACCACCGGCCGTTCGCGGCAGGCACACCGCAGGGCGCGTCGTACCTGTACTGGGTCGACAGTCAGCCCGACTCCGGCGCCTTCGAGCAGTTCCTGGCCGCGCATCCGGGGCGAGTGCAGCTGTGGATCGCCGGGCACACCCACACCCATCCCGATGACAATTTCGGTGGCAAGAGTCATATCGAACAGCGCTGGGGCACATGGTTTCTCAACGTCGCCTCGTTGAGCCGGCACCACATGCCGATCACGACGCTGCCACTGAGTCGGTTGCTGACGTTCACACCGGGCAGCGCGGAAGTCCGGGTGCAGTGCTACCTGCACACCAGCCAGCACGCGCCGCAGGGCTGGTATGACAAGGCGGAGAAGGTGATTGCGCTGCAGACGCCGTTCCGCTGGACCGGTTCGCCGGCGGAATGA
- a CDS encoding ABC transporter permease has protein sequence MVGSGVAELAGSARHTAGRLQSVLASLWAKALALLVVLGAWQLVCLSGWKSSVVLPSPAAVGATLWQQLHDAVLWQAASTTMARAVIGFGLSLLIGTVIGSVLSRNKLLRNTFGPLITGLQTMPAIAWFPFAIIFFGLNTSAILFVIVIGAAPSVALGVISGADHIPPLQLRAAKTMGLKRFALYRHVILPASLPTFVSGLRQGWAFAWRSLMAGELVVMVAGTASIGVLLENAQNMSDMPLAIAVMIVVLVIGIIVDSVFGVADRQIRRYWGLVDGDRE, from the coding sequence GTGGTCGGTAGTGGAGTCGCCGAATTGGCTGGGTCGGCACGGCACACCGCAGGTCGACTGCAGTCGGTGCTGGCATCGCTGTGGGCGAAGGCGCTGGCCCTGCTGGTCGTGTTGGGGGCGTGGCAGCTGGTCTGTCTGAGCGGCTGGAAATCGTCCGTGGTCTTGCCCAGTCCCGCGGCTGTCGGCGCCACCCTGTGGCAGCAGTTGCACGATGCGGTGTTGTGGCAGGCGGCTTCGACGACGATGGCGCGGGCGGTAATCGGTTTCGGCTTGTCGCTGCTCATCGGTACGGTCATCGGTAGCGTTCTGTCCCGTAACAAACTGTTGCGCAACACGTTCGGCCCACTGATCACCGGACTGCAGACGATGCCGGCCATCGCCTGGTTTCCCTTCGCGATCATCTTCTTCGGTCTCAACACCTCGGCCATCCTGTTCGTCATCGTCATCGGTGCCGCGCCGTCGGTGGCGCTCGGCGTGATCTCGGGCGCCGACCACATTCCACCGCTGCAGTTGCGCGCGGCAAAGACCATGGGGCTGAAGCGGTTTGCGCTGTACCGGCATGTGATCCTGCCGGCCTCACTGCCGACGTTCGTCAGCGGATTACGTCAGGGCTGGGCGTTCGCATGGCGCAGCCTCATGGCGGGTGAACTGGTCGTGATGGTCGCCGGCACTGCATCGATCGGGGTCCTGCTGGAGAACGCGCAGAACATGAGTGACATGCCGCTGGCCATAGCCGTCATGATCGTCGTGCTGGTGATCGGCATCATCGTCGACTCAGTGTTCGGCGTGGCGGACCGACAAATCCGCCGGTACTGGGGACTGGTCGACGGTGACCGCGAATGA